One Cryptomeria japonica chromosome 9, Sugi_1.0, whole genome shotgun sequence genomic window carries:
- the LOC131077112 gene encoding large ribosomal subunit protein eL33y codes for MVKERQGERVRLYVRGVILGYKRSKSNQYPNTSLIQIEGVNTREEVEWYQGKRMAYVYKAKTKKNGTFYRSIWGKVTRPHGNSGIVRSKFKRNLPPKSMGGRVRVFMYPSHI; via the exons ATGGTGAAGGAGCGCCAAGGAGAGCGTGTAAG GCTCTATGTACGAGGAGTCATTCTTGGTTACAAAAG GTCCAAATCAAATCAATACCCAAACACATCTCTCATTCAAATTGAGGGAGTGAACACACGAGAGGAAGTGGAATGGTATCAAGGTAAAAGAATGGCTTATGTCTACAAGGCCAAGACAAAGAAAAATGGAACCTTTTATAGGTCCATATGGGGGAAAGTAACAAGACCACATGGCAATAGTGGTATTGTGAGATCCAAGTTCAAGAGAAATTTACCTCCAAAGTCAATG GGAGGGCGAGTTAGGGTTTTCATGTACCCCAGCCACATATAA